A region from the Spirochaeta thermophila DSM 6192 genome encodes:
- a CDS encoding AI-2E family transporter, which translates to MERLVRLQVIFLALLSLVAIGGVLHITQQVVLPLVIAALLSFILAPLVVRMHRARIPYFLGITVVMLLLVLIIAGLGTLLSSSLYSLIREYPRYQTRFIGLYNTLVDRFHLREWLFNDLSWVRTIGSYLVGLSGRLVELVTYTVLVLLFLLFLLLEWRHLPRKMLRALRRGLTARIARILEHISEQISRYLAVKFLISLATGLLVWAAYSLIGLDFAFIWGLLAFLFNFIPNIGSAVVWGLSSLFAVIQFYPDWQHPLLVSGSMMFIQMVMGNLLEPKLAGEQLNLSPVVVLFSLLFWGWLWGVAGMFIAVPLTVIVKIVCENIPQLKAVSILMGTASRRDRSRDGRA; encoded by the coding sequence GTGGAACGCCTGGTACGCCTGCAGGTCATCTTCCTGGCCCTCCTCTCTCTCGTTGCGATAGGGGGGGTGCTCCACATCACCCAACAGGTGGTGCTCCCCCTCGTGATCGCGGCTCTGCTCTCGTTCATCCTTGCACCGCTCGTCGTACGCATGCATCGTGCGCGTATCCCCTATTTCCTCGGGATCACCGTGGTGATGCTCCTTCTCGTGCTCATCATCGCAGGGCTCGGCACGCTGCTGTCGTCCAGCCTCTACTCGCTCATACGTGAGTATCCCCGCTACCAGACGAGGTTCATCGGTCTCTACAACACCCTGGTGGATCGTTTCCACCTGAGGGAGTGGCTCTTCAACGACCTCTCGTGGGTGCGGACCATAGGGAGTTACCTCGTAGGCCTTTCCGGCCGCCTGGTGGAATTGGTGACCTACACCGTCCTGGTGCTCCTCTTCCTCCTCTTCCTCCTTCTGGAGTGGCGGCACCTCCCCCGGAAGATGCTGAGGGCCCTCAGGAGGGGGCTCACCGCCCGGATCGCCCGTATCCTTGAGCACATCTCGGAGCAGATCTCCCGTTACCTCGCGGTGAAATTCTTGATCAGTCTCGCCACCGGATTGCTGGTCTGGGCGGCCTATTCGCTCATCGGTCTCGACTTCGCCTTCATATGGGGGCTTCTCGCCTTTCTCTTCAACTTCATCCCCAATATCGGGTCGGCGGTCGTGTGGGGCCTCTCCTCCCTCTTCGCCGTGATCCAGTTCTATCCGGACTGGCAGCACCCTCTCCTCGTGTCCGGGAGCATGATGTTCATCCAGATGGTGATGGGGAACCTCCTCGAACCGAAGCTCGCGGGTGAGCAGCTCAACTTGAGTCCGGTGGTGGTCCTCTTCTCGCTCCTCTTCTGGGGCTGGCTCTGGGGGGTGGCGGGGATGTTCATCGCCGTACCCCTCACCGTGAT
- a CDS encoding superoxide dismutase: MSFTLPSLPYPYDALEPHIDARTMEIHHTKHHAGYVNNLNAALEKAPFAKDKDLVFLLRNLKSLPEEVQTAVRNNGGGHANHSLFWTVLSPEGGGTPQGAVGKAIVSTFGSFDAFKEAFTKAAATRFGSGWAWLVVNAYGTLQVYSTPNQDSPYLDGFIPILGLDVWEHAYYLSYQNRRPDYIAAFWNVVNWEEVERRYNETLEAL, encoded by the coding sequence ATGAGCTTCACACTCCCCTCACTTCCCTATCCCTACGATGCACTCGAGCCTCACATAGACGCCCGGACCATGGAGATACACCACACCAAGCACCATGCCGGGTACGTGAACAACCTCAATGCCGCGCTCGAAAAGGCGCCCTTTGCAAAGGACAAAGACCTGGTCTTTCTTCTCAGGAATCTCAAGAGCCTTCCCGAGGAGGTGCAGACCGCGGTCCGCAACAACGGCGGCGGGCATGCGAACCACAGCCTCTTCTGGACCGTCCTCTCGCCCGAAGGCGGAGGCACGCCCCAGGGTGCGGTCGGCAAGGCCATCGTCTCAACCTTCGGTTCGTTCGACGCCTTCAAGGAAGCCTTCACCAAGGCGGCCGCCACCAGATTCGGGAGCGGCTGGGCCTGGCTCGTGGTGAACGCGTATGGTACGCTCCAGGTGTACTCCACCCCCAACCAGGACAGCCCCTACCTGGACGGCTTCATCCCCATCCTGGGCCTGGACGTCTGGGAACACGCCTACTATCTTTCGTATCAGAACAGGAGGCCCGACTACATCGCCGCCTTCTGGAACGTGGTGAACTGGGAGGAAGTCGAACGACGCTACAACGAGACTCTCGAGGCCCTGTGA
- a CDS encoding redox-sensing transcriptional repressor Rex — MKRHKLLNVPSIRRLPSYLQVVKGAAEEGREYISGTYIAQELELEAIQVRKDLALTGIMGKPRLGYPVQELIHAIERFLRWDIDQFACLVGAGNLGQALLGYQELKRHKLHIAAAFDVDPSKIGKVVHGTRIHPLSEFAAVKEKEDFEMAILTVPPEVAQEVAEIIVDHGIKGIWNFTNVKLKLPSHVVVQQEDLSSGYAVLSLKMAKFAR, encoded by the coding sequence GTGAAGCGACACAAGCTGCTCAATGTACCGAGTATCCGGAGGCTTCCATCGTACCTTCAAGTGGTGAAAGGAGCGGCGGAGGAAGGCAGGGAATACATCTCCGGAACCTACATCGCACAGGAACTCGAGCTCGAGGCCATACAGGTGCGAAAGGACCTGGCCCTCACAGGTATCATGGGGAAACCCAGGCTCGGGTACCCTGTCCAGGAACTCATCCACGCCATAGAGCGATTCCTCCGATGGGACATCGACCAGTTCGCCTGTCTCGTGGGAGCGGGTAATCTGGGACAGGCCCTCCTGGGATACCAGGAGCTCAAGAGGCACAAGTTGCACATCGCCGCGGCCTTCGATGTGGATCCTTCGAAGATCGGCAAGGTGGTGCACGGCACGAGGATCCACCCCCTCTCGGAGTTCGCAGCGGTAAAGGAAAAGGAGGACTTCGAGATGGCCATCCTCACCGTGCCGCCCGAGGTTGCACAGGAAGTGGCCGAAATCATCGTGGACCACGGCATCAAGGGGATCTGGAACTTCACCAACGTGAAGCTCAAACTGCCCTCCCACGTGGTGGTTCAGCAGGAGGACCTCTCCTCGGGGTACGCGGTGCTCTCGCTCAAGATGGCGAAGTTCGCCCGCTAG
- a CDS encoding ABC transporter ATP-binding protein: MSGIRLEGIRVAFPGRLVFDDFSLTIPEGKITCLMGPSACGKTTLLRVLAGLLAPQAGRCTGLPAGPVSMVFQEPRLLPWATVRENIALVLPPHEGEGTMVEHLMEELGLAPYAGAYPHQLSGGLKQRVGLARALAFPSPLLLMDEPFLSLDLVLLSKTLRVFHRLWKEQPRTTVLVSHRLEEPLLLADHVLILGGNPTRVLAILDHPAPHGVEEMTDPRLLPLERGIRRALASIEESRTSGRTSPS, translated from the coding sequence GTGAGTGGGATCAGGCTCGAAGGCATACGCGTGGCCTTTCCAGGAAGGCTCGTGTTCGACGACTTCAGCCTCACGATTCCCGAGGGGAAGATCACCTGTCTCATGGGACCCTCAGCCTGCGGCAAGACCACCCTCCTCAGGGTCCTCGCAGGACTCCTCGCGCCCCAGGCGGGTCGGTGCACCGGACTCCCCGCCGGCCCTGTGAGTATGGTCTTCCAGGAGCCGAGGCTCCTTCCCTGGGCCACGGTGAGGGAGAACATCGCTCTCGTGCTTCCACCACACGAGGGGGAGGGAACGATGGTCGAGCATCTCATGGAGGAACTGGGCCTTGCCCCCTATGCGGGCGCCTATCCCCACCAGCTCAGCGGAGGACTCAAACAACGCGTGGGCCTCGCCCGCGCCCTCGCCTTTCCCTCGCCGCTCCTCCTCATGGACGAGCCCTTCCTCTCGCTGGACCTCGTGCTCCTCTCGAAGACGCTGCGGGTCTTCCACCGACTGTGGAAGGAACAGCCCCGTACCACCGTGCTGGTGAGCCACAGGCTCGAGGAGCCCCTCCTTCTTGCAGACCACGTGCTCATACTGGGGGGAAATCCGACCCGTGTCTTGGCCATCCTCGATCATCCGGCCCCTCACGGAGTGGAGGAGATGACGGATCCGCGCCTCCTCCCCCTCGAGCGCGGGATACGGCGTGCCCTCGCCTCGATTGAGGAGTCCCGTACTAGCGGGCGAACTTCGCCATCTTGA
- a CDS encoding ABC transporter permease: MFVVAGAFLLWKVVSLVAGSPLIVPSPEEVALKVVGILRDPHFLSHVAVTTLRALGGFACALAVGVGLGVLGGISGGLGLPLRAAAVVLQSVPVVSVILILLIWVGSALTPFWVGLAMAFPIILITTLEGMEAAPVDLLEMARAFGLSRRVQITRIYIPSLIPFVLAGARSALSLVWKAVIAAEVIAFPSSGVGTALYTAKLFIDTPGVFAWTSIGVVLSGLSHLLLGLVSRRVFWGGMR, translated from the coding sequence GTGTTCGTCGTGGCCGGGGCGTTCCTTCTCTGGAAGGTGGTGTCCCTCGTCGCGGGAAGCCCGTTGATCGTCCCTTCTCCCGAAGAGGTGGCGCTGAAGGTGGTGGGGATCCTCCGGGATCCCCACTTTCTTTCCCACGTGGCCGTGACCACTCTCAGGGCCCTGGGAGGGTTCGCGTGTGCCCTGGCCGTAGGTGTGGGGCTCGGAGTGCTCGGGGGGATCTCCGGCGGTCTCGGTCTGCCCCTCAGGGCTGCTGCGGTGGTGCTCCAGTCGGTGCCCGTGGTCTCGGTGATCCTCATCCTCCTCATCTGGGTGGGGAGCGCCCTCACACCTTTCTGGGTGGGACTCGCCATGGCATTCCCCATCATCCTGATCACCACGCTGGAGGGAATGGAGGCGGCCCCGGTGGATCTGCTGGAGATGGCGAGGGCCTTCGGGCTTTCCCGCAGGGTTCAGATCACCAGGATCTATATTCCCTCGCTGATACCTTTCGTCCTGGCCGGGGCGCGCTCGGCGCTGAGCCTCGTCTGGAAGGCGGTCATCGCTGCAGAGGTGATCGCCTTCCCCTCCTCGGGGGTGGGGACGGCCCTCTACACCGCCAAGCTCTTCATCGATACCCCCGGGGTCTTCGCCTGGACCTCGATCGGGGTGGTCTTGAGCGGGCTCTCCCACCTGCTGCTCGGCCTCGTCTCCAGGAGGGTCTTCTGGGGAGGGATGCGGTGA
- the tyrS gene encoding tyrosine--tRNA ligase, whose amino-acid sequence MSDALPLLAERGLVKQCTDLEGLGARMQEGPVTFYLGIDPTGPSLHAGHLVPLFAATHLVNAGHRAIILIGGGTARIGDPSGKTEMRRILSVEEIDRNARAIQAQIERFFPVDGKRALMLNNAEWLAELNYIDFLREIGRHFSVNRMLSFETYKARLETGLSFIEFNYQLLQAYDFLVLNERYGCTLQIGGDDQWGNIVAGIDLIRRVRGEEAYGLTMPLVTRSDGKKMGKTEKGALFLDPSMVSPYEFFQYWRNVPDQDVATFLKYYTFLPIDEIASLTAHTDERINLAKERLAYELTALIHGREEADKALEASRAAFGKGGQDRSSIPFVEIPREELEHGIGVVELFVKTDLCASKSEARRLISQGGAYIEGEQVKDLEQVVRLQDVPEAGELLLRAGKKRYFRVVVR is encoded by the coding sequence ATGAGCGACGCCCTCCCGCTTCTTGCCGAACGCGGCCTGGTGAAGCAGTGCACCGACCTCGAAGGGCTCGGGGCCCGTATGCAGGAGGGCCCCGTCACCTTCTACCTGGGGATCGATCCCACGGGTCCGAGCCTCCACGCGGGACACCTCGTCCCCCTCTTCGCTGCCACGCACCTGGTGAACGCGGGGCACCGTGCCATCATCCTCATAGGCGGGGGCACGGCCCGCATAGGGGATCCCTCGGGCAAGACCGAGATGCGCAGGATCCTCTCCGTGGAGGAGATAGATCGCAACGCCCGGGCCATCCAGGCCCAGATAGAGCGTTTCTTTCCCGTGGACGGGAAGCGGGCCCTCATGCTGAACAACGCCGAGTGGCTCGCCGAGCTCAACTACATCGACTTCCTCCGGGAGATCGGACGACACTTCTCGGTGAACCGGATGCTCAGTTTCGAAACCTACAAGGCGCGCCTCGAGACCGGCCTCTCGTTCATCGAGTTCAACTACCAGCTCCTCCAGGCCTACGATTTCCTGGTGCTCAACGAGCGCTACGGTTGCACCCTCCAGATAGGCGGGGACGACCAGTGGGGCAACATCGTGGCCGGGATCGACCTCATACGGAGGGTGAGGGGAGAGGAGGCCTATGGCCTGACCATGCCCCTGGTCACCCGCTCGGACGGGAAGAAGATGGGGAAGACCGAGAAGGGAGCCCTGTTCCTCGATCCCTCCATGGTGAGCCCCTACGAGTTCTTCCAGTATTGGAGGAACGTGCCGGATCAGGACGTGGCTACGTTCCTCAAGTACTATACCTTCCTTCCGATCGACGAGATAGCGAGCCTCACGGCCCACACGGACGAGCGGATCAACCTGGCCAAGGAGCGGCTCGCCTACGAGCTCACCGCGCTCATCCACGGCAGGGAAGAGGCCGACAAGGCACTCGAGGCCTCCCGGGCGGCATTCGGGAAGGGGGGGCAGGATCGTTCCTCCATCCCCTTCGTGGAGATCCCACGGGAAGAGCTCGAGCACGGTATCGGTGTGGTGGAGCTTTTCGTGAAGACCGATCTCTGCGCTTCCAAGAGCGAGGCCCGCCGTCTCATCTCCCAGGGCGGCGCCTACATCGAGGGCGAACAAGTGAAGGATCTGGAGCAGGTGGTGAGGTTGCAGGATGTGCCCGAGGCGGGGGAGCTCCTCCTCCGGGCGGGCAAGAAGCGATATTTCAGGGTCGTGGTGAGATGA
- a CDS encoding glycine--tRNA ligase codes for MAQVTLDTIVSLCKRRGFVFQSSEVYGGLSSAWDYGPLGVELKNNIERFWWNEMVRKRRNIVGLDAAILMHPKVWEASGHVENFHDPLVDCKECKARFRADQIDLSAPCPECGAKDSFTEPRQFNLMFKTHLGPVEDESTVVYLRPETAQGIYVNYKNCLQSSRLKVPFGIAQVGKAFRNEIVTKNFIFRTCEFEQMEMQFFVHPSEDKKWFDYWKAERMEYYRKMGVRPEKLRFHQHGPDELAHYAKEAVDIQYEFPFGWRELEGVHNRTDYDLSRHSQFSGKDLSYFDDETRERYIPYIIETSAGLTRSVLMVLSDAYDEEELENGEKRTVLRFHPLIAPITVAVFPLMRRDGLDTYAQNLEEELRDHFNTFYDESGAIGRRYRRQDEVGTPYCITVDYQTLKDDTVTLRYRDSMEQVRIHRNEIVSAVQQAIREYRRVGT; via the coding sequence ATGGCACAGGTGACCCTCGATACCATCGTGTCGCTCTGTAAGCGCCGCGGATTCGTGTTTCAGTCGAGCGAGGTCTACGGTGGACTCTCGTCGGCATGGGACTATGGTCCACTTGGTGTGGAGCTCAAGAACAACATCGAACGCTTCTGGTGGAACGAGATGGTCCGGAAACGCCGGAACATCGTGGGACTCGATGCCGCCATCCTCATGCACCCCAAGGTGTGGGAGGCCTCGGGCCATGTGGAGAACTTCCATGACCCTCTCGTGGATTGCAAGGAGTGCAAGGCCAGGTTCAGGGCCGACCAGATAGATCTCTCGGCCCCCTGTCCGGAGTGCGGCGCGAAGGACTCCTTCACCGAGCCGCGCCAGTTCAACCTCATGTTCAAGACCCACCTGGGGCCGGTCGAGGACGAGAGTACGGTGGTCTACCTGCGGCCCGAGACCGCCCAGGGTATCTACGTGAACTACAAGAACTGCCTGCAGTCGAGCAGGCTCAAGGTTCCCTTCGGGATCGCCCAGGTGGGCAAGGCCTTCAGGAACGAGATCGTGACCAAGAACTTCATCTTCCGCACGTGCGAGTTCGAGCAGATGGAGATGCAGTTCTTCGTGCACCCCTCCGAGGACAAGAAGTGGTTCGACTACTGGAAAGCGGAGCGCATGGAGTACTACAGGAAGATGGGGGTTCGGCCTGAGAAGCTCAGGTTCCACCAGCATGGACCGGACGAGCTCGCCCACTATGCCAAGGAGGCGGTCGACATCCAGTACGAGTTCCCGTTCGGATGGAGGGAGCTGGAGGGGGTTCACAACCGCACGGACTACGACCTGAGCCGACACTCACAGTTCTCGGGGAAGGACCTCTCGTACTTCGACGACGAGACGAGGGAGCGATACATCCCCTACATCATCGAGACTTCGGCGGGACTCACCCGCAGCGTGCTCATGGTGCTCTCCGATGCCTACGATGAAGAGGAACTCGAGAACGGGGAGAAACGTACGGTGCTCAGGTTCCATCCTCTCATCGCCCCGATCACCGTGGCGGTGTTCCCGCTCATGAGGCGTGATGGGCTCGATACCTATGCCCAGAACCTCGAGGAGGAGCTGAGGGACCACTTCAACACCTTCTACGACGAGAGCGGGGCCATAGGCCGCAGGTACAGGAGGCAGGACGAGGTGGGGACTCCCTACTGCATCACCGTAGACTACCAGACCCTTAAGGACGACACCGTCACCCTTCGGTATCGGGATTCGATGGAGCAGGTGCGGATTCACAGGAACGAGATCGTGTCGGCTGTTCAGCAGGCCATCAGGGAGTACAGGAGGGTCGGCACATGA
- the gltX gene encoding glutamate--tRNA ligase, with translation MSVRVRYAPSPTGLQHIGGLRTALFNYFFARSQGGTFILRIEDTDRERYDERALQDLFETFEWLGITWDEGPGKGGPYGPYFQSERKELYQEHARLLVEQGHAYRCFCTPERLEQLRKERGKGRATGYDRHCRKLPPDEVERLLAEGRPHVIRFKVPVEGSTVFEDYLLGRVEYPNADVNPDPVLLKSDGFPTYHLANVVDDHLMRITHILRAQEWIPSTPLHVLLYRAFGWEHPVYCHLPMVLGPDGQKLSKRHGATSVQEFRRMGYLPEAVVNYVSLLGWAYDDSRELFTREELERVFTLEKLNKSPAVFDYKKLEWFNGVYIRAKTDEELFALLLPVAEETGLLPSPPTDEEKEKLRLAVPIVKERLKVLRDVKDLLWFLFHEVPEYEPALLVPKKLDPPATMRILTALKEELSGYWTRTDEENEQRMRALAERMGIKLGQLLMPLRVAVTGSTVSPPLLESIRLLGAEETLQRIDRALEKLSSLTEGE, from the coding sequence ATGAGCGTCCGAGTACGGTATGCGCCCTCGCCCACCGGGCTTCAGCACATAGGGGGGCTCCGCACGGCCCTGTTCAACTACTTCTTCGCCCGCTCGCAGGGGGGTACCTTCATCCTCCGGATAGAGGATACCGACAGGGAGCGCTACGACGAGCGGGCCCTCCAGGACCTGTTCGAGACCTTCGAGTGGCTCGGTATCACCTGGGACGAGGGACCGGGCAAGGGCGGACCATATGGTCCGTACTTCCAGTCGGAGCGGAAGGAACTCTATCAGGAGCACGCCCGTCTCCTCGTCGAACAGGGACATGCGTACCGCTGCTTCTGCACTCCGGAGCGCCTGGAACAGCTGAGAAAGGAACGGGGAAAGGGACGTGCCACCGGCTATGACCGGCACTGCAGGAAGCTCCCCCCCGATGAGGTGGAGCGGCTCCTCGCCGAAGGGAGGCCCCACGTCATCCGGTTCAAGGTGCCCGTCGAGGGGAGCACGGTCTTCGAGGACTACCTGCTGGGGAGGGTGGAATACCCCAACGCGGACGTCAACCCCGATCCGGTGCTCCTCAAGTCCGACGGGTTTCCCACCTACCATCTGGCCAACGTGGTGGACGACCACCTCATGCGCATCACGCACATCCTGAGGGCCCAGGAATGGATCCCCTCGACACCGCTCCATGTCCTCCTGTACCGGGCCTTCGGGTGGGAACATCCTGTCTACTGTCACCTTCCCATGGTCCTCGGTCCCGACGGCCAGAAGCTCTCGAAGCGTCATGGCGCCACGAGCGTGCAGGAGTTCCGGAGGATGGGGTACCTTCCGGAGGCCGTCGTCAACTACGTCTCCCTCCTGGGGTGGGCCTACGACGACTCCAGGGAGCTCTTCACGCGGGAGGAGCTCGAGCGGGTCTTCACCCTGGAGAAGCTCAACAAGTCCCCTGCGGTCTTCGACTACAAGAAGCTCGAGTGGTTCAACGGCGTCTACATCCGTGCGAAGACCGATGAGGAACTGTTCGCCCTCCTCCTCCCCGTCGCAGAGGAGACGGGGCTCCTCCCGAGCCCTCCCACCGATGAGGAGAAGGAGAAGCTCAGGCTCGCGGTGCCCATCGTCAAGGAGCGCCTCAAGGTGCTCCGCGACGTGAAGGACCTCCTCTGGTTCCTCTTCCACGAGGTCCCCGAGTACGAGCCGGCTCTCCTGGTGCCGAAGAAGCTCGACCCGCCTGCTACGATGAGGATCCTCACCGCCCTCAAGGAGGAGCTTTCAGGCTACTGGACGCGTACCGACGAGGAGAACGAACAGAGGATGCGGGCCCTCGCGGAACGGATGGGGATCAAGCTGGGACAGCTCCTCATGCCCCTCAGGGTGGCCGTCACCGGCTCCACGGTCTCTCCACCCCTCCTCGAGTCCATACGGCTCCTGGGAGCGGAGGAGACGTTGCAGAGGATCGACCGCGCACTTGAAAAACTTTCATCGCTCACGGAAGGAGAGTAG
- a CDS encoding pyridoxal phosphate-dependent aminotransferase, which translates to MKQLFQKSHKLDDVCYEIRGPVMDEARRMEEEGFQILKLNIGNPAPFGFNTPDEILHDIIINLPNAQGYGDSKGIFPARKAVMQYYQAKGVFDADTDYIFIGNGVSELISISLQALLNPEDEVLIPAPDYPLWTAVTRLAGGRPVHYICDEESDWIPDIEDIRRKITSRTKGIVVINPNNPTGAVYPREVLEKIYEIACEHNLVIFSDEIYEKIIYDEDARAAYSPMSLIAEDALCLTFNGLSKAYRAAGLRAGWLMISGKKRPLAKDYIEGISLLSSMRLCSNMTAQFGIQTALGGYQSIDDLVRPGGRLYEQRNLCYELLNQIPGVSCRKPKGALYCFPKLDAERFGIESDELFVLDFLREKKVQVVQGTGFNWPHPDHFRIVFLPDKDTLRDAIGRLADFLADYRQNGAGVA; encoded by the coding sequence ATGAAACAACTGTTCCAGAAGTCGCACAAGCTCGACGACGTGTGTTACGAGATCCGCGGGCCTGTCATGGACGAGGCGAGACGGATGGAGGAGGAGGGATTCCAGATCCTCAAGCTCAACATCGGGAACCCTGCGCCGTTCGGATTCAACACCCCGGACGAGATCCTCCACGACATCATCATCAATCTGCCGAACGCGCAGGGGTACGGAGACAGCAAGGGTATCTTTCCCGCCCGGAAGGCGGTGATGCAGTACTACCAGGCCAAGGGGGTGTTCGACGCCGACACCGACTATATCTTCATAGGCAACGGCGTGAGCGAGCTCATCTCCATAAGCCTCCAGGCCCTCCTCAATCCCGAGGACGAGGTGCTCATCCCCGCTCCGGACTATCCCTTGTGGACTGCGGTCACCCGTCTGGCGGGTGGCAGACCGGTACACTACATCTGCGACGAGGAGAGTGACTGGATACCCGACATAGAGGACATACGGCGGAAGATCACTTCGCGCACGAAGGGCATCGTGGTCATCAACCCCAACAACCCCACGGGTGCGGTCTATCCTCGGGAGGTGCTGGAGAAGATCTACGAGATCGCCTGTGAACACAACCTGGTGATCTTCTCGGACGAGATCTACGAGAAGATCATCTATGACGAGGATGCGAGGGCCGCATATTCCCCCATGTCGCTCATCGCCGAGGATGCCCTGTGTCTCACCTTCAACGGCCTCTCGAAGGCCTACCGGGCCGCCGGACTCCGTGCGGGGTGGCTCATGATCAGCGGCAAGAAGCGGCCGCTCGCCAAGGACTACATCGAGGGGATCTCGCTCCTCTCGAGTATGCGCCTGTGCAGCAACATGACCGCCCAGTTCGGGATCCAGACCGCCCTCGGCGGGTATCAGAGCATAGACGACCTCGTGAGACCGGGCGGCAGGCTCTACGAGCAGCGGAACCTCTGCTACGAGCTCCTCAACCAGATTCCGGGGGTCTCGTGTCGCAAGCCGAAGGGTGCCCTCTACTGCTTCCCGAAGCTCGATGCCGAGCGCTTCGGCATCGAGAGCGACGAGCTGTTCGTGCTCGATTTCCTGAGGGAGAAGAAGGTCCAGGTGGTGCAGGGCACGGGGTTCAACTGGCCGCACCCCGACCACTTCAGGATCGTGTTCCTTCCCGACAAGGACACGCTTCGGGACGCCATCGGGCGCCTGGCCGATTTCCTCGCGGATTACCGCCAGAACGGGGCGGGGGTGGCCTAG
- a CDS encoding HD-GYP domain-containing protein — protein sequence MKESVTYTPWGGQQKMKQIPVKDLKPDSYCSDDLYLDEEYILLPPEVPISSELINRLLRWGFLTVWSNGSLSDSPPGGIHPAEEGEGGTRQEAPSLVVDATEQKTLQAVREFFSDLVTFCEKTYSAFLNNQRLNPGTVADKAKEVITAVRVHQPFIFRIQEMDDPRRNYLIVHSAKTAILAAGLGLRLQIPQFKLVDLVTAALLHEIGMIRLPPQLYLSNRVLTPEEKRAITAHPVIAYKTLRSFGFPIPVCLAVLEHHEHMDGSGYPRGLKGDQISVAARIIGICSTYAALTAERPYRPPAEGHTSLLDMMKRAGKWYDEMLLRSLIFMLSLYPIGSYVMLQSGAKGLVVESNPENPRCPVVKILFDDRGHRLKDPILVRTDEGINTIRRALTQKEVEELLG from the coding sequence ATGAAAGAGAGTGTAACGTATACCCCATGGGGCGGTCAACAGAAGATGAAACAGATCCCGGTGAAAGATCTCAAACCCGATAGCTACTGTTCGGACGACCTGTACCTGGACGAGGAATACATCCTCCTCCCTCCTGAGGTGCCTATCTCATCGGAGCTCATCAACCGTCTCCTGCGATGGGGATTTCTCACCGTGTGGAGCAACGGCAGTCTCTCGGACAGTCCACCAGGGGGGATACACCCTGCAGAGGAAGGAGAAGGGGGAACCAGACAGGAGGCACCATCCCTCGTGGTCGACGCCACCGAGCAGAAGACGCTGCAGGCGGTGCGGGAGTTTTTCTCGGATCTCGTGACCTTCTGCGAGAAGACCTATTCCGCGTTTCTCAACAACCAGCGACTCAACCCCGGCACGGTTGCCGACAAGGCTAAGGAGGTGATCACCGCCGTCCGCGTCCACCAGCCGTTCATCTTCAGGATCCAAGAGATGGACGATCCCCGGCGCAACTACCTCATCGTCCACTCCGCCAAGACAGCCATCCTCGCGGCGGGACTCGGGCTGCGCCTCCAGATCCCCCAGTTCAAACTGGTCGACCTCGTGACCGCCGCCCTGCTCCACGAGATAGGGATGATCCGGCTTCCGCCCCAGCTCTACCTCTCGAACAGGGTGCTCACCCCGGAGGAGAAACGCGCGATCACCGCCCATCCGGTGATCGCCTACAAGACATTGCGTTCGTTCGGGTTCCCGATTCCCGTCTGCCTTGCCGTGCTCGAGCATCACGAGCACATGGATGGCTCGGGCTATCCCCGCGGCCTCAAGGGCGATCAGATCTCCGTGGCCGCCCGGATCATAGGGATATGCTCCACTTACGCCGCGCTCACCGCGGAGCGTCCTTATCGTCCACCGGCCGAAGGACACACGAGTCTCCTCGATATGATGAAACGCGCCGGCAAGTGGTACGACGAAATGCTCCTCAGGTCGCTCATCTTCATGCTCTCGCTCTACCCCATCGGCTCGTACGTGATGCTCCAGTCCGGCGCCAAGGGCCTGGTGGTGGAGTCGAACCCTGAGAACCCCCGATGTCCTGTGGTGAAGATACTCTTCGACGACCGGGGCCACCGGCTCAAGGATCCCATCCTGGTGCGCACCGACGAAGGCATCAACACCATCCGTCGCGCCCTCACGCAGAAAGAGGTAGAGGAACTGCTGGGATGA